The nucleotide sequence TCGCCTTCCTTGAAAAGAGAATAGAACTGCCGAAGCTTTTGTTCTCTAGAAAATCTCATTAATCGATTCTGTATCTTTTTTAAGATTGACATTCTGGCATCTCTCTATTGGTTGCTGAATTTTCACTGAGTCATTAACTGGCAAAATAGATTCACGCTCGCGAGATTGTAGAGAATCGCTCTTCCAAATCATTTTTCAGAGGTTGCTCTCAGGCTGCCCATTGAAAATGCATGCCAGTAGAGTGACTTCCTTTTCGAAGAATCAATATCTTGCCAACTGTATATAAGTTTTCCAAATTTCAATGTTCCCCCCAAGCCTCCGATCGCGATCTTCCCCAATACCACTCAACATTCAGGTGCGCGACTAAAACCAGGAGAGAGGCGGCTGCCGCCGCGCTATTCTTCAAGGGAGCTTGCAAGTTGCCGTTCTGCCGAGACCCCTATGGCTACCCCCTCTATCGAAGCCCCCAACCTATTAATGTTCGCCGAGACCGCTCGCGTCTTGCAGCAGACCAGCCGCTCGTTAGTAGAACAGGGACGCGAGTCTGTCGATTTGCCGGGGCTGATGACCGAGGCGATCGCCAAGGCCGAGCAGCGGTTAGAAGAATTAGACCTGCCGCGATCGCCCCAACTGCGCCAAACCATTCGCTCGGTCCTGCAGCTTTCTTCCCCCGATGATGTGCTGGCTCTATTGCAGCGGCTGATCGGCATCGCCGGAGGAGATGTTGAAGCTTTTCTAGAACGTTCGGATGCAGGCGTAACGGGGGTCTTACTGCCCCGCGAGCTACTCTACAGCCAAGTGCTAGAGCTATTAGCCCAAAGACTGACAGAGACACAACTCGAAGAAATTGCAGCCGGGGGTAAAGGGGCGATCGCCACTGAAGTGGAGCGTTTGAATGACGAGATTGCCGCAGTGGCCCGCGATCGCCACATCGATATCGAACCCCTCCAGGCAACAGCCCGCAAGCAACTGCGGCCATGCGATACGGCCGAACTGCTGCAACTGTTAGAAACCTTGGTCATAGAGATCGACCGCCAGCAGGAAGCACAAGACTTAGCCCGTGCCGCCGCCCGTGCCAAAGATTCCATTACCCTGGCCGGTCCCCTCCTCTTTACCGAAATCTCCCAATACCTGCTCGGCGCCCCCAACAGCGCCCTCAGCCCCGATCGCCGCTTGGATCTCCAAACCAACCAAGCCAAAGCCCTCGCCAAGCTAGCTGCAATGGAGCGATTGGGTAAAGTTGACAATCCCGAAGCCCAAAAACAGCTCATCCGCGAGCTGATCGCTCGCAGCAGTCCAGAAGAGCTGCTGAATATTTTGGAAACCTGTTTTGTGGCCGACGATTCGGGCGATCGCCCATTAGAGTAATCTTGCAGCGAACTCGGCGGAGTCGGGGGGCGATTAGCCGCAGCCGCGATTGCGTGCCCGCGCTAGGGGCATCTGCAAAAACGGGTGTTATAAATGGCTTAGTTGTGCCCGCATTCAGTCCGATCGAAGGAGAGCTCATGACTCTATCTGCGGAATACAGACGCAGAGAATCAGAAGCCGGCAATGACAGACTGCTGCTTTGGTTGTTGGGCTCCTTGGGCCTTCACCTCCTGCTTTTGCTCTTTTGGCTGCTGCGATTCTGGGCTTGGCCGGTGACTCCGCCAGAGCAAGAAACCATCGAGTTCACGATTGTAGACCCCAGCGATATCTTGCCGCCCGAAGACACCGAGCTGCGCGCCAATAACAATGCCCTCGATGGTGGCGAGGCCCGTCCCGAGCCCCCCTCGGCAGGACGCCCTGCTGCTTCCGCAGCGCCTCCTCCCGCTCCACCTGCCCCCCCTCAAACAGCCCCGCAACCTCCTGCTCAACCCCCACAACCTCCCATCCAGGCCGCCCCCCCGGTTCCAGTCACGCCGCCCGAGCCTCCGGCCCCCGCTCCGCCGGAACCCGAACCCGAGCCGCTGCCGCAAGACACCATTGCTCAAGCTCCCGTGCCTCCGGCCCCCACTCCCCGCCCAACCCCCGTCCCCACTCCCCGTCCAACCCCTGCCCCCACTCCCCGCCCAACCCCCCGCCCAACTGCGCGCCCCACTCCAGCACCGATCTCGACTCCGGCCCCAGCCGCTCCTTCATCCCGTCAATCCAACCTCAATCAAATTGCCGCAGCCCCCTCGCCCCCTACTCCCCCCGCCCCCCAGACGCGACAATCGGCTGCCTCCCAGTTAGGCCCCCCCATTGCCGCCAGCTCTCGCGGCTCAGGAGGATCGGCTGCCTCCGGTCCTCTCAACCCCAGTCAAAGCGCGGCCCGTCCCCCCAGCGTCGCGGCCCGTGCCGAAGTGGATTGGGGGCCTTATTTAGCCCGCCTGCAGCGAGCCATCGAGCGCCACTGGATTCCCGGTCAGTCCAATTCATCCCGTCGCACTGTGGTGCTGTTCACCATTGCCCGCAACGGTCAAATCTCAAATCTGCGCTTGGCTCAGTCTTCTGGCAACCAACAAACAGATTCCGCCGCAATTTCCGCCGTACAATTGGCTGCCCCTCTAGAACCGCTCCCAACCGCTTTTCAGGGAACGAATATCGACATCCACTTTACGTTCGATCTGACGGTGTCGCGAGGGGTGTTTATTAACTAGTCGTTTGAGTTTGTTTCAGGCTTGCGTGGCTTTTTTCTGCCCGCGAGCCCAAATTTGAGTTGTAAGTTAAGACAACTTCCATTGTCTCCACTTTGACGTATCATACTCGCTGGCTCGGTTCCGCCTGGTGCGGCCCCGAGTAGTGGCGTTATTGCCCCAGAACTCAAGCCCCTTCGCTCTCACGATTATATGGTTGACCTCACCCCCACCTCCAGTTTTAGTATCACGCTGCAACTGCACTTACCCAATCGCACTGGCATGTTAGCAAAGGTCGCCCAGGCGATCGCCGAAGAGGGAGGCAATCTCGGTCATATTGAA is from Synechococcus sp. PCC 7336 and encodes:
- a CDS encoding energy transducer TonB — its product is MTLSAEYRRRESEAGNDRLLLWLLGSLGLHLLLLLFWLLRFWAWPVTPPEQETIEFTIVDPSDILPPEDTELRANNNALDGGEARPEPPSAGRPAASAAPPPAPPAPPQTAPQPPAQPPQPPIQAAPPVPVTPPEPPAPAPPEPEPEPLPQDTIAQAPVPPAPTPRPTPVPTPRPTPAPTPRPTPRPTARPTPAPISTPAPAAPSSRQSNLNQIAAAPSPPTPPAPQTRQSAASQLGPPIAASSRGSGGSAASGPLNPSQSAARPPSVAARAEVDWGPYLARLQRAIERHWIPGQSNSSRRTVVLFTIARNGQISNLRLAQSSGNQQTDSAAISAVQLAAPLEPLPTAFQGTNIDIHFTFDLTVSRGVFIN